The Streptomyces tubercidicus DNA segment GCGCACGCCCGTCCCGTGCTGGCCGTTGCCACCGCTCCGAGCGGATTCGAGGGCGAGGGCTTCCCGGTGCGCCGTGCGTTCGCCGGGATCGACTACAAGCACCTCGACCCGTTCATCATGATGGACCAGATGGGCGAGGTGGAGTACGAAGCCGGGGAGGCGAAGGGGACTCCCTGGCATCCGCACCGTGGCTTCGAGACCGTGACCTATCTGATCGACGGCACCTTTGTGCACCGTGACTCGCACGGCGGCGGTGGCGTGATCAACGACGGTGACACCCAGTGGATGACGGCCGGTTCGGGGCTGCTGCACATCGAGGCGCCGCCGGAGTCGCTGGTCATGTCCGGTGGGCTCTTCCACGGCCTCCAGCTGTGGGTGAACCTGCCGAAGAGCGACAAGATGATGGCCCCGCGTTACCAGGACATCGGCGGCGGCAACGTCAAGCTGCTGACCTCGGGCGACGGGGGCGCGCTGCTGCGGCTGATCGCCGGTGACCTCGACGGCCACCAGGGGCCGGGCATCACGCACACGCCGATCACGATGATGCATGTGACGGTGAACCCGGGCGCCGAGGTGACTCTGCCCTGGCGCAAGGACTTCAACGCCCTTGCCTATGCGCTGGCCGGACGCGGCACGGCCGGTGCGGAGGGCCGCCCCTTCCGCATGGGGCAGACCGTCGTGTTCGGAGGCGCGGGAGACTCGATCACCATCCGGGCGGACGAGTCCCAGGAGTCGCGCAGCCCGAACTTCGAGGTGGTGCTGCTGGGCGGGCTGCCGATCCGCGAGCCGATGATGCATTACGGCCCGTTCGTGATGAACACCCACGCCGAACTGGCCCAGGCCTTCGAGGACTTCCAGGCCGGGCGGCTCGGGACGATCCCCGCCGACGAGCACTGACGCCCTATCGGCAGCCGGGCGGCGTTTCACGTGAAACGCCGCCCCCGACCCGTTGCCGGGGCCCGTCCCGGACCTGCGGCCGTGGTGGACTGTCCGGGTGCGAAACGACTCGGACGAGAACCCGCGCGGCGCCGGGGGCGAACGGCCGCGGCCCGCCGGCCCGTTGCTGCCCATCGAGGCCCGCCGTGCCGCGGCCTGGTGCCTGGTGGCGTTGCTGATCGCGGCCGTGCTGGCCGTCGGGGTATGGCTGTGCGTCGAACTGAGCGCGGCCGTGGTGCCCGTACTGCTGGCGCTGCTCGGCAGCGGGCTGCTCGGGCCGCTCTACCGGCGGCTGGTGGCGATGAAGCTCAACCGTTCACTGGCGGCCGGACTGACCTGTGCGGTCCTCGTGGTGGTGGTCGGCGGCGCCGGATACATCGTCGTCAGTGCGCTGGTCGACACCGGTGACCAGATCCTCGCCTCGCTCAGGAACGCCGCCCGGGACCTGTCCCAGCACTTCGGGGCGGCCGGTACCTCGCTCAATGACCTCGCTGCCAAGTCCAAGGACCTGGTCGCCAAGTTCGGGAGCACCGCGGCCTCCGGGCTGCTGGCCGGTGTCAGCGTCGTAGGGCAGTTCCTCGCCGCTTCGGTCCTCGCCCTGCTGCTGACCTTCTTCTTCCTGCGGGACTCCGACAAGGCCGTACGCGCCCTGCGGGACTGGGCGCCCGGCAGCTCCGCACCGCAGCTGGAGCGGATGGCCCGCCGCGGCTTCCAGAGCATCGAGGGCTTTATGCGCGGCACCACCTTCATCGCGCTGATCGACGCCATCTGCATCACCGTCGGACTGCTGATCCTTCAGGTGCCGGGCGCGGTCGGCCTGGGCGCACTGGTCTTCGTCGGTGCCTATATCCCCTACCTCGGCGCCTTCATCTCCGGCGCGGTGGCGATCCTGGTGGCGCTGGCCGACCGCGGCTTCGTGATCGCGCTGTGGGCGCTGGGCGTCGTTCTCGCCGTGCAGGTGCTGGAGGGGCATGTCCTCCAGCCGATGATCCAGAGCCGTACGGTCCAGATGCATCCGGCGACCGTGATGCTGGCGATCACCGCGGGCGCCAGCCTCGCCGGCATCCTCGGCATGCTGCTGTCCGTCCCGCTGACCGCCGCGCTGACCGGTGTGCTGCACGAGCTACGGATGCACTACGCCGCGGGCTCGGACTCCGACGACAGCGGACCCGCCGCCTCCGCCGCCTCCTCGTAGAGCTCGAACCAGGTCGACTTGCCGTCGCCGCGCGGATCCACGCCCCACGCCCCGGCCAGCAGCTCCAGCAGCATCAGACCGCGCCCCGAGGACGCCAGTTCGCCGGGAGAGCGGCGGTGCGGCAGCTCATCGCTGCTGTCGGCGACATCGACGCGGATCCGCCGGGCGCCCCGCTCACCGGTGATCTCGGCGACCAGCACGGCATCCCCGTCGGTGTGCAGCAGAACATTGGTGACCATCTCGGAGACCATCAGCACCGCCGAGTCCACCTGGTCCGGGTCGGCCCAGTCGTGCAGCACCTCCCGCACCTGGCGGCGCGCCTCGGCGATCCGCTCCGGCTCGGCCTGCGCGATGGAGAGCACGGTGCGCCGGACGGGCCGCGGGGCCGGCAGACCGCCGGCGCCGACCGCACAGGCGGCGGCGTCGCGGCGCAGTAGCAGTACGGCGATATCGTCCTCGCGGCGGTCCACCAGCGGCCCGGTGGTGTGGTGCGACGGCGGCCCGTGCACGGCCTGGACCAGCGCATCGGCGAGCCGCTCCAGACTCTCGCCGTCCTCGCCGCCCTCCCACTCCTCAAGGACCCCGCGCAGCCGCGCCCAGCCGGTCTCCAGATCGTGGCCGCCGGTCTCGATCAGCCCGTCGGTGCACACCATCATGGTCTCGCCGGGCTCCAGGACGAGCCGGGTGGTGGGGTAGTCGGTGTCCGGGACGATGCCCAGCGGCAGCCCGCCCGCGGTGGGCCGGACCAGCGTCGTGCCGTCGCTCATCCGGATCGCCGGATCGGGGTGGCCGGCCCGCGCGATGTCCAGCAGCCCCGTCGCCGGATCCACCTCGATGTAGAGGCAGGTCGCGAAGCGCTGGTCCTCGCCGTGGCCGCGGAGCTCGGTCTCATTGATCCCGGCCAGGAAGCGGGAGGCGCGGGAGAGCACCGCATCGGGGTGATGGCCCTCGGACGCATAGGCCCGCAGCGCGATCCGCAGCTGCCCCATCAGGCCCGCGGCCCGTACGTCGTGCCCCTGGACATCCCCGATGACCAGCGCGATCCGGCCGGACGGCAGCGGGATCATGTCGTACCAGTCGCCGCCGACCTCCAGACCGCCGCCGGTCGGGACGTAGCGGGCCGCGACCGTCATCCCCGGGATGTCCGGCTGCACCGTCGGCATCATGCTGCGCTGCAGCCCCAGTGCCAGCTCCTGCTGCTCCTCCTGCATCCCGGCCCTGGCCAGCGCCTGGGCCAGCATCCGGGCGACGGTGCTCAGCACCGAGCGCTCATCGGGGGTGAACGCCACCGGCTGGGCGAACGCCGCCATCCAGGCGCCGATCGTCCGGCCCGCGTTCACCAGCGGCAGGAACGCCCAGGACGTCCGGTGGAAGCGGGCGGCCGGTGGCCAGGTGGCGGGGTAGCGGCGGCGGTAGTCCTCCGGGGTCGGAAGGTAGCTGGCCCGGCCGGTGCGGACGACCTCGGCGGCCGGGTGTTCGGCCGTCAGCGCCAGGCCGCCGAACGGCCGCTCATCGCCGGACGGGTGGCCGTGCCGGCCGATGACCGACAGCCGGTCGCCCTCGATGGCGAAGACCGCCAGCCCGTCGGGCATGAACCCCGGCATCGACAGTCCGGCCGCGACCCGCAGCACTTCGGCGGTGGACCGTGCCTCGGCCAGCGCCCGGCCCGCGTCCAGCAGAAACGCCTCCCGGGAGCGCCGCCAGTCGCCGGTGATCGGGGTGTGCGCGGCAGAGGTACCCGGCTGCGGCTCGGGCACCTCCTGCAGGGTGCCGACCAGCTCGAAGCCGCCGTCGCCGATCCGGGGGCGGGAGCGGGTGCGGACGGTGCGCTGCACCCGCCCTTGCTCGTCCACGATGCGCAGCCGGGCCTCGGCGAGCGTCTGCTCGGCCACCGCGAGCTGCACGATGCCGTTGACCTCGGCGAAGTCGACGGGATGGAAACGGGAGCGCACCGCGGCCTGGGTCAGTTCCACCGGTGTGGCGGGCAGCCCGAGCAGCCGGGCCGCTTCGGCGTCGAGGGTCACCCGATCCGATGCGTGGTCCCAGCGCCACAGGCCCGTCGCGATGGCGGCCAGGAGATCCTCGGTGCGCATTGCCTCACTTTAGGGGCGTTTGACGGCGCCCCACCAGCGAGCTGGACGTGACCATCGTCCCAGTCGGGACGCCCCGGACCGGTCCCGATGGCTCTGATGCGTATATGTCAATGAGGAGGTGCGGGCCGGGACGGTAACCTGGAGCGGTTATGTCAATCCTGGGGTGGCCTTTCGGGTGATCCACGGGGAGAGCGACCGGGCGTTGGAGCCCGTACTCCTTTTCCTCTCCCTCTCCCGACAACTCCTCACCTCGACACTCGCGACGACTTGGATGAGCGATGCACCGGTACCGGTCCCATAACTGCGGCGAGCTCCGAGCCACGGACGTCGACGCCGACGTCCGCCTCAGCGGCTGGCTGCACAATCGACGTGACCTGGGCGGCATCCTCTTCATCGATCTGCGCGACCACTACGGTCTGGTCCAGCTCGTCGCCCGCCCCGGTACGCCGGCCAACGAGGCCCTCGGCTCGCTGACCAAGGAGACCGTCGTCCGCATCGACGGCAAGGTCAGCGCGCGCGGTGCCGACAACGTCAACCCCGACCTGCCGACCGGTGAGATCGAGATCGAGGTCTCCGAGGTCGAGGTGCTCGGCGCCGCCGACCAGATCCCCTTCACGATCAACGCGGACGACGGCGTCAACGAGGAGAAGCGCCTCGAATACCGCTTCCTCGATCTGCGCCGCGAGCGGATGCACCGCAACATCATGCTGCGCACCGCGGTCATCTCCGCCATCCGTCACAAGATGGTGGCCCTCGGCTTCAACGAGATGGCGACCCCGATCCTGTCCGCGACCTCCCCCGAGGGCGCCCGCGACTTCCTGGTCCCCTCCCGCCTGCACGCCGGCAAGTTCTATGCGCTGCCGCAGGCCCCGCAGCAGTTCAAGCAGCTGCTGATGATCGCCGGGTTCGACCGCTACTTCCAGATCGCGCCCTGCTTCCGTGACGAGGACGCCCGCGCGGACCGCTCGCCGGGCGAGTTCTACCAGCTCGACATCGAGATGAGCTTCGTCGAGCAGGAGGACGTCTTCGGGCCCGTCGAGAAGCTGATGACCGAGCTGTTCACCGAGTTCGGCAACGGCCGCACGGTCACCTCGCCGTTCCCGCGCATCCCGTTCCGCGAGGCGATGCTCAAGTACGGCTCCGACAAGCCGGACCTGCGCGCCGAGCTGGAGCTGGTGGATGTCTCCGACGTCTTCGCGGGCTCCGGCTTCAAGGCCTTCGCCGACAAGCACGTCCGCGCCCTGGCCGTGCCGGACACCGCCGACCAGCCGCGCAAGTTCTTCGACCAGCTGGGCGACTTCGCCGTTCAGCAGGGCGCCAAGGGCCTGGCCTGGGTCCGGGTCGGTGAAGAGAACGCGCTGACCGGCCCGATCGCCAAGTTCCTCACCGAGGATGACGTCAAGGCGCTGGTCGCCGCCCTGGACCTCAAGCCCGGTCACGCCGTCTTCTTCGGTGCCGGTGCGTTCGACGAGGTCTCCAAGATCATGGGCGCGGTCCGGGTCGAGGTCGCCAAGCGCGCCGGTCACTTCGTCGAGGACGAGTTCCGCTTCTGCTGGATCGTCGACTTCCCGATGTTCGAGAAGGACGAGGACACCGGCAAGATCGAGTTCTCGCACAACCCGTTCTCCATGCCGCAGGGCGGTCTGGAGGCCCTGGAGACCCAGGACCCGCTGGACATCCTGGCCTGGCAGTACGACATCGTCTGCAACGGCACCGAGCTGTCCTCCGGCGCGATCCGGAACCACGAGCCCGAGGTCATGTACAAGGCCTTCGCGCTCGCCGGATACGACAAGGAGACGGTCGAGGCGGAGTTCGGCGGCATGCTCCGGGCGTTCAAGTTCGGCGCCCCGCCGCACGGCGGCATCGCCCCGGGCGTCGACCGCATCGTCATGCTGCTGGCCGACGAGCCCAACATCCGCGAGACCATCGCCTTCCCGCTCAACGGCAACGCCCAGGACCTGCTGATGGGCGCCCCGAGCGAGGTCGAGGAGGCACGCCTCAAGGAGCTGCACCTCTCGCTCCGCAAGCCGCAGGCGAAGTAGGCGCCGCTGCCGCTGACCGGCGAGGGGCCTCGGACAGGCTGAGGGTCGGCGTTTCACGTGAAACGCCGACCCGGCCAGTCCGAGGCCCCTGTGCTGTCGTACGGGCGGCCGCTCGGCGTCCCCCGGCCGGAACGGGCGCCGCGTACCGGCCCGGGTGCCCCGACCGCTCCACTCATGTGGCCGGGCTCCGCCGGCGCCCGCACTGTGGTGCTCATGCAGCAAGCCAGCCTCCTCTCCGCTCCGGCCGGCCCGGGGCCGCGGGCCCGCGCGACGCGCTCCGTGGCGGCCCATGACCTGTGGTGGCTCACCGCCGTCGCCGCCGCCTTCACCGCCGTCCTGGTCGTCTCCGCCCTGACCACCCCCGGTCTGGGATGGGACGAGACGGTCTATGTCAGCCAGGTCGACCGCCATACGCCCGCCGCGTTCTTCAGCGCGCCCCGCGCCCGCGGCGTCAGCTTCCTCCTCGCTCCGGCGGCCGCGCTGACGACCTCGGCGACCGTGCTGCACTGCTACCTGGCGGTGCTCTCCGGTGCCGGGCTTCTGCTCAGCCTGTGTCTCTGGCGGGGGCTGCTGCCCGCGCCCGTACCGGCCCTGGGCGGCGCGCTGTTCGCCGGTCTGTGGATCACGCTGTTCTACGGCCCGCAGGCGATGCCCAACCTGTGGGTCGCCTACGCCGCGCTCGCCGCCACCGGCTGCTTTCTGCGCGCCGTACGGCAGCCGTCCCGGCAACTGGCCCCGCGCGCGGGGCGGGGCGCGGCCGCCGGACTCGGCATCGCGGTGGCCGTGGCCGCGCTGATGCGCCCCACCGACGCCGTCTGGCTGACCGTGCCGCTGTTCGCCGCGGCGCTGTGCGCACCGTCATGGCGGCGCCCCGCCGTGCTGCTGGCGCTGCCGGGCGGGCTGGCCCTGGGGTGCGCCGAGTGGGTTGCGGAGGCGTATCTGTCCTACGGCGGGCTGGTGGCGCGGCTGCGGGAGGCGGCGCGGATCCAGGGCGGCCTCGGCTGGCATCTGTCCTTCGACGACCATGCCCGCTCCCTTCAGGGCAAGACGCTGTGCCGCCCCTGCCAGCTGGCCTGGGACCATCCGGTGACGGCGGTGTGGTGGTTCCTGCTGCCGCTGGCGGTCGTCGGGGCGGTGTGGGTGGCGCTGCGGGCCCGTGAGCCCGGGGGCGCGCTGCACCGGTACGGCCCGGCGTGGGCGTCCGCGGAGCGCCGCGGTGGCCTCCAGCCTCTCGGGCTGGCGCCGGTCCGGCCGGGAAGCCGGGAGCCCGTCGACGAGCCGGACCGCCACGGTCCGGTGTGGCCCGCGGTGCGGCTGCGCGACCCGGTCGGTCCGCTGCACCGCAGCGGACCGGCACCGCTCGTCGTCCCGGCCCTGGCCGGCCTCTGTCTCGCCGCCCCCTACCTGCTGACGGTGAATTACGCCGCCCCGCGCTTCCTGCTGCCCGCCTACGCCCTGCTGATGATGCCCGCCGCGTGGTTCCTGTACTGGCTGACCCGGCTGCCACGCCACCGGCACGCCTGGGCGGTGGCCGCCCTGGTCCTCGCGCTGATGAGCCATGAGGCTATCCAGCTGGTGATCCTGCACAAGATGGTGCGGAGCACCGCACGCTCCCAGACCGGCATCGGCCGGATCTCCGGGACGCTGCGCGCGGCGGGTCTGCGGGCGCCCTGTGTGGTGAGCGGTGAGGAGGCGGTACGGGTGGCGTACCAGGCGGGCTGTGCGTCCCGTCAGCCGCAGGGCCATGACGCCGGTATCACCCCCGCGGCACTGGCCCGGCTGGCCGCGTCCCGGCCCGCCGCCGTCCTCGTCGTCGGCCGTAAGCCGCCGGCCTACGCCCGCGGCTGGCGTCCGGTCCCGCTGCCGCCGACGCCGGGCCTGACGTCGCTGCACGCCTTTGTGTCCCCGCCGACGAGGCCCTGAGCGGGAGACCGCCGCGGCCGTGCCCCCTGCACGCGTGCGCCCGCCCGGCCCCGAGGGCCGGACGGGCGCGTCGCTGTCTTCCCGCCGCGGAGTCGCCCGCGGTCAGGGGCGGATTACTGCTCCGCGCCGCCGAAGCGCTCGCGGTAGCCCTCCAGATCGTCCTCGGTGATCTTCGCGAAGAGCACCGGCGGCACCGTGAACGGCGTGCCGGCCGGCACCGAGGACAGCGCCTTCGCCTCCTCCTGGGAGACCCAGACCGCGGTGTCGTTCTCCAGCGCGAAGGCACCCCGCATCGCCTTGGCCGACGACGGAATGAACGGCTCGGAGACGATCGCGTACAGATGGATCAGGTTCATCGCCGTACGCAGCGTCAGGGCCGCGGCGTCCTTGTCGGACTTGATCTCCAGCCACGGGGCCTTCTCCTCCAGGTAGGAGTTGCCCGCGCTCCACAGGGCGCGCAGCGACGCCGCGGCCTTGCGGAACTGCAGGGCCTCCATGTGGCCCTCGTACTCCGCCAGCAGCCCGGCGATCTCCTCGCCCAGCTTCTGCTCCGCGGCCCCGGCCTCGGCGCCCGCGGGCACCTCGTCGCCGAACCGCTTCCGGGAGAACGACAGCACCCGGTTGACGAAGTTGCCGAGGGTGTCCGCCAGGTCCTTGTTGACCGACGCCGAGAAGAGCTCCCAGGTGAAGGAGGTGTCGTCCGACTCCGGGGCGTTGGCGATCAGGAAGTAGCGCCAGTAGTCGGCCGGCAGCAGCTCCAGCGCCGCGTCCGTGAAGATGCCGCGCCGCTGGGAGGTGGAGAACTTCCCGCCGTAGTAGTTCAGCCAGTTGAAGGCCTTGAGGAAGTCGACCTTCTTCCACGGCTCGCGGGTGCCCAGCTGCGTGGCCGGGAACATCACGGAGTGGAACGGGACGTTGTCCTTGGCCATGAACTCCGTGTAGCGGACGTCATCGGCCTCGTACCACCACGACTTCCAGTCGCGGTGCTCCGGGTCGACGTCCGCCCACTCGTTCGTCGCGCCGATGTACTCGATCGGCGCGTCGAACCAGACGTAGAAGACCTTGCCCTCGGCGGCCAGCTCCGGCCACACATCGGCCGGCACCGGAACGCCCCAGTCCAGGTCACGGGTGATCGCCCGGTCCTGGAGGCCCTCCGTCAGCCACTTGTGCGCGATGGACGAGGCCAGCGTCGGCCATTCCTTGCTGCCGTTGCCGTCCAGCCAGCCCTCGACCTCGTGCTGCAGCTTCGACTGGAGCAGGAAGAGGTGCTTGGTCTCCCGCACCTCCAGCTCACCGCTGCCGCTGATCGCCGAGCGGGCGTCGATCAGA contains these protein-coding regions:
- a CDS encoding pirin family protein; the encoded protein is MPAVTVENPLTLPRVAAPVAAHARPVLAVATAPSGFEGEGFPVRRAFAGIDYKHLDPFIMMDQMGEVEYEAGEAKGTPWHPHRGFETVTYLIDGTFVHRDSHGGGGVINDGDTQWMTAGSGLLHIEAPPESLVMSGGLFHGLQLWVNLPKSDKMMAPRYQDIGGGNVKLLTSGDGGALLRLIAGDLDGHQGPGITHTPITMMHVTVNPGAEVTLPWRKDFNALAYALAGRGTAGAEGRPFRMGQTVVFGGAGDSITIRADESQESRSPNFEVVLLGGLPIREPMMHYGPFVMNTHAELAQAFEDFQAGRLGTIPADEH
- a CDS encoding AI-2E family transporter encodes the protein MRNDSDENPRGAGGERPRPAGPLLPIEARRAAAWCLVALLIAAVLAVGVWLCVELSAAVVPVLLALLGSGLLGPLYRRLVAMKLNRSLAAGLTCAVLVVVVGGAGYIVVSALVDTGDQILASLRNAARDLSQHFGAAGTSLNDLAAKSKDLVAKFGSTAASGLLAGVSVVGQFLAASVLALLLTFFFLRDSDKAVRALRDWAPGSSAPQLERMARRGFQSIEGFMRGTTFIALIDAICITVGLLILQVPGAVGLGALVFVGAYIPYLGAFISGAVAILVALADRGFVIALWALGVVLAVQVLEGHVLQPMIQSRTVQMHPATVMLAITAGASLAGILGMLLSVPLTAALTGVLHELRMHYAAGSDSDDSGPAASAASS
- a CDS encoding ATP-binding SpoIIE family protein phosphatase is translated as MRTEDLLAAIATGLWRWDHASDRVTLDAEAARLLGLPATPVELTQAAVRSRFHPVDFAEVNGIVQLAVAEQTLAEARLRIVDEQGRVQRTVRTRSRPRIGDGGFELVGTLQEVPEPQPGTSAAHTPITGDWRRSREAFLLDAGRALAEARSTAEVLRVAAGLSMPGFMPDGLAVFAIEGDRLSVIGRHGHPSGDERPFGGLALTAEHPAAEVVRTGRASYLPTPEDYRRRYPATWPPAARFHRTSWAFLPLVNAGRTIGAWMAAFAQPVAFTPDERSVLSTVARMLAQALARAGMQEEQQELALGLQRSMMPTVQPDIPGMTVAARYVPTGGGLEVGGDWYDMIPLPSGRIALVIGDVQGHDVRAAGLMGQLRIALRAYASEGHHPDAVLSRASRFLAGINETELRGHGEDQRFATCLYIEVDPATGLLDIARAGHPDPAIRMSDGTTLVRPTAGGLPLGIVPDTDYPTTRLVLEPGETMMVCTDGLIETGGHDLETGWARLRGVLEEWEGGEDGESLERLADALVQAVHGPPSHHTTGPLVDRREDDIAVLLLRRDAAACAVGAGGLPAPRPVRRTVLSIAQAEPERIAEARRQVREVLHDWADPDQVDSAVLMVSEMVTNVLLHTDGDAVLVAEITGERGARRIRVDVADSSDELPHRRSPGELASSGRGLMLLELLAGAWGVDPRGDGKSTWFELYEEAAEAAGPLSSESEPAA
- the aspS gene encoding aspartate--tRNA ligase, translated to MHRYRSHNCGELRATDVDADVRLSGWLHNRRDLGGILFIDLRDHYGLVQLVARPGTPANEALGSLTKETVVRIDGKVSARGADNVNPDLPTGEIEIEVSEVEVLGAADQIPFTINADDGVNEEKRLEYRFLDLRRERMHRNIMLRTAVISAIRHKMVALGFNEMATPILSATSPEGARDFLVPSRLHAGKFYALPQAPQQFKQLLMIAGFDRYFQIAPCFRDEDARADRSPGEFYQLDIEMSFVEQEDVFGPVEKLMTELFTEFGNGRTVTSPFPRIPFREAMLKYGSDKPDLRAELELVDVSDVFAGSGFKAFADKHVRALAVPDTADQPRKFFDQLGDFAVQQGAKGLAWVRVGEENALTGPIAKFLTEDDVKALVAALDLKPGHAVFFGAGAFDEVSKIMGAVRVEVAKRAGHFVEDEFRFCWIVDFPMFEKDEDTGKIEFSHNPFSMPQGGLEALETQDPLDILAWQYDIVCNGTELSSGAIRNHEPEVMYKAFALAGYDKETVEAEFGGMLRAFKFGAPPHGGIAPGVDRIVMLLADEPNIRETIAFPLNGNAQDLLMGAPSEVEEARLKELHLSLRKPQAK
- the metG gene encoding methionine--tRNA ligase → MARHLITSALPYINGIKHLGNMVGSMLPADVYARYLRQRGHDVLYICATDEHGTPAELAAKDAGQSVDAFCAEQHDKQKAIYEGFGLAFDHFGRSSSRENVELTQHFARKLHENGFIEERAIRQVFSIADDRFLPDRYIVGTCPHCGYDKARGDQCENCTRVLDPTDLIDARSAISGSGELEVRETKHLFLLQSKLQHEVEGWLDGNGSKEWPTLASSIAHKWLTEGLQDRAITRDLDWGVPVPADVWPELAAEGKVFYVWFDAPIEYIGATNEWADVDPEHRDWKSWWYEADDVRYTEFMAKDNVPFHSVMFPATQLGTREPWKKVDFLKAFNWLNYYGGKFSTSQRRGIFTDAALELLPADYWRYFLIANAPESDDTSFTWELFSASVNKDLADTLGNFVNRVLSFSRKRFGDEVPAGAEAGAAEQKLGEEIAGLLAEYEGHMEALQFRKAAASLRALWSAGNSYLEEKAPWLEIKSDKDAAALTLRTAMNLIHLYAIVSEPFIPSSAKAMRGAFALENDTAVWVSQEEAKALSSVPAGTPFTVPPVLFAKITEDDLEGYRERFGGAEQ